CCCGTGGAGTCAGACACTTGGCAGAAGGTGGGCCCTGATTGTCCTATGTGACAAGGACTCTGTAAGCGCATTCTCTTGAGAATGACCCTCCTGCTGGCCCGCCAGCCTGGAGAGAGAGCCTTCCGGAGAAGGGGGCCTGTCCAAGCCCGAGAAGGGACAGACACATGGCCAGAGAAACAGGCTGGCTGGCCCTCCAGTCCTTGGGGTGGCCACCCACAAGTCCTGCCGGGTCACCAGGGCCGCCAGAGGCCGCAGGTGGGCTGGCGCGCTGCAACTGCGGTGGCCTTGGCAGGGGGTGAGCACGGGCGGGGGCACCGTGCCCGTGGCCTTGGGTTCCTTGGTGGGCACAGTGGGTGCAGCGGGCGGCCGCTGGAAATGATAGAGCAGCTTCATCTGCGTGTCGCTGGCTGAGTGCAGCGTCAGGAACTGCACGGCTTCCTGCAGGCACCAGGAGTAGCCCTCGCTGTAGTCCTGATGCAGGCTTTTGGGGCCGGCTGCAGCGGCGAAAGCTGCAGGGGGAGGGCAGTGGTGATTGGTACCCGCAGGCGGGGGCGGGCGCAGGGGACCGGGGCTGCGAGGGGCGGGACCCGGGGAGTGCGGGGCATGGGGACGGCGGGCTCACCTTTGCTGTGCTTCAGGTAGCTGACGGCCATCTCCAGGATGTCGGCCTTCTCCAGCTTGGAGTTGGGCTGGTGGCGCGCGAACTCCTGCTCCAGCAGCAGCTTCAGCTGCTCGATGCTGCTGTTGATGCGGTCGCGGCGCATCTTCTCCACCACTGGCTTGCGGAGCTGCGGGGGGACACGGGCGTCAGGCGgcagccggggcgcgggggcgcgggggcgcggggcgggcgggtgGCGCACTTACTCGGTTCTTCTCTTTGGGGCTGAGCAGCTCCACGGCCACGGTGCTGGGGGCCATGCCTGGCGCAGAGAGGCGGCTGGCGGGCGGGGAGTGGCGGGCGGCGGGCCGGCGGGCCCTATATAGGCGCGGCGGCGGGCAGGCGCCTGGGGCCCGGGCGCCGCGGCCGTTCCCACACTCGGCGGCCAATGGCCTGGCGGGCCGCACAAAGGCGCCGGCCCATTAGCGCACGCTAAATTGCCTGTGAATTGGCGCGGGCACAATGGGTGCTCCCTGGGAGCAGGTGGGCCGCTCTGCACAATGTCCGGGCTGTGGGAACGCGCTCGCCCTCATTAGCATCCCGGGGCCTGATGCTGGGAGCCCTGCGCCTCAATATGCTGCCTTTTCCCAGGCCTcggggatggggggtgggcaggaaagAGTggtgccccctccctctcccggTGACTCCCGCTGGTGGCTGGCAGAGGCTAGGTGGGGGAGGGTTTTGGAGTGAATCAGCGCATCGGCTTCCAGTGGTTTGGGCACCCTCCCTGACGGGGACCTGCTGGCCCCCAGGGCaggtggaacagaagagagaggctCTCCCTGGTCAGGCACCTCCATCATCCTGTGTGCAAGTGGAGCAGAGATCCAAGCTCCTAGGATCAGACCGACTGGCCTAGGTGATCAGCCCGGTCTGTCACCTAGGGCAGTGACTTCTCCAGAGGTAGAGCTAGGAAAGGGGCTCGGCTTTGAGTAGCTCCAGGGAAGCAGAGCACGTGaaatgcccagcagggagcctggcacctAGGCACTATCACTGGATCTGCCTCACCCCATCCTCTGGGGAGTACCTTAGCAGGTGGTAGCACCTGGGATGCTCTGCCAGCAGGCGCTCCTCAGGACTGCACCCTACCTCATCTGGCAGGAAGTATGGCCATGGCTGTCTGCAGAGTAGCCATGGACGGAGAGTGAATGGCTTCAGGTGTATGTTTGACACACACACGTGGTCACTACACATGCAAGACTTGGGGGGAAGCCTCTGTTGCATGCTGCCCTCTGCCCAGTCTAGTGGGCACTTACAGGGTTTGCTTTCTTTGAAGGGCATTTTGCCAGTGGGTGGGGAAGAAGGGTGCCAGGTGGTAGACATGAGGGTCAGAGCAGGACAGGCCTGGAGCCCGCTCGGATGCTGTACAATCTCAGACAGCCCCCTAGGGCCTCACCGGGAGAACTGATAATCCTGGTGTCTGGCCAGCCAAGCTGAGGTCCAGCAGCTGCGTTGGGGCCACCCTTCTGCCCAGAGCAGTCATCTTCTTCTGATTCTCTGGAGTCAGGAATCCAGTTTCCTGCAGGGactgagggaaggagaggggctggggctTCTTCTCGGGACAGGGCAGGACCAGCTGGGTGAAAGGGGCAGGCAGGGCATCTGTCCCAAGAGCTAGCAGGTGGCATCAGGGCACATTAGCCACAGTGAGAATTCAGGAGCATGTCCAGGTGTGGCTGGAAACTATGGGGTTTTACCAAGGGTCCAGTCAGACCTTTCCCCCTCCTGGGGTCTTGGCAGTGACCCACAGCTATGACTGGCTTGTTTGGTGGACCTGCTCCAGAaattatcccccccccccacccaccgtATACAAGGGGTCTTTGGTTTCCCAGCAATGGGCCCTGCCGGGAAGCATGCAGGATGGTGTCACGACAGCCAGGGCAGGCGTGGCTTGGAGCCAGCTCAGAACTGCCCCATGGGCCAGCTGGTCACCTGCTAGGGTGGGTTAGGCTCGGGGAGCTCCCAGAGTGGAACCTTCAGGTGCTTCTggagaaggagggcagggagCTCCTGTTCACCCCTCTGGtggcttctccccctcctccctcctaaCAGCACTTCTCTTCCCTGGGCTGGCTGTGGGAGATGGGTGACCCTGAGGGCTGGGGCAGCCTCACCCTGAGCTGCAGCTCATCTCTGAGCAGATGGGACCCTACTATAGATATTTGGCTCTAGTTTGATGTAAAAGGGCAGGGGACATCCGAGCAAGCTGGGGATGAGCGTGCTGAGGCCAtgtgcttccccctctgctccccggCCCCTGGAGACTGACTGTAACTTACAACTTTGATGTGAGCTGGCTGGTCCTGCAGGCTTCGAGGGGGACCCAGTGATGCTCAGTGGGACCATTTTTGCAGCCAAAACGGGGCTCATGCTGGGCAGTCAGAATGTTTTGGTGTGTTCCTTGTCTACTTGTGGGCTTCTTGGGGGTGGGCTGAGGTGGAGAGGGTCAGGGTCAGGATGACAGCCAGGGACTCAGCACCAAGGAAGTGCTTAGCTGAGGGTGGAGGGAATGCAGGCAGGCACCAGGAGCAAGCCCCACGCTCACCCTGGCCCTGGCCACAGCCTCCACTGGCTAGAAATAGCCCCAAACCCACATGTGCCCTGACCTCCTGTCTGCTAGCAGTGGGGGTCCCAGGGCTCTGACCACAAATGAGGGCAGTGCTCAGGCCAGGCCCTCCTGCTCATggcctcacccccctcccctcctcagagAGGGCAGTTGGTTAGGGCTTgtgtcctgccctccccccttctcccagGCTGGCTCTTGGTCCCAATGAGACACGTGCAGGAGACACGGTCCAGCTGCCCACCCACCCGCCGTGGGCCAGGGTGGCCTGCCCAAGGTGAGGGTGGTGGGTGGGCTATGGCGGAGAGGGGAGGctaccttcctcttccctcctccccctgcgcTGGAGCAGCTTTGGTCCATTTTTCAGTTGTGGGAAATATGAAATGAGCGGTGTTAAATCCCAGTGAGGCCGGATGAGAGGCCTGCTCCCTCCCTGCGTGCGGGCCAGATGGCAGCTCCGTGCGGCCTCCAAGGCACACGCCTGGCCTTTGTGGGCCGTTTAACACTATGAATGGGGCCAAAGTGTGGGAAACTCCTCGGGCTCCTGGCTCACACCACCCGAGGGGGCTGGCCCaccaggcctgggggagggggccgccgATGGGCGGGTTGGGGAGGGCTGAGGCCACTCCAGGCTGGTGGGCTTTGCGCAGAAGCATCCGGAATCCAGGGGATGGTTAGCAGCTGAGGAGGGGATCCCCTCTCCAGCTGGGGCattgagggggagggagagtttGTCCTGTCCCCCACCCTGGGGAACTCCGTGAGTCTGGAGTGAGGTGCTGTGGATGTGGACAGCTTCCCTAGTTGGGCATGATTTTGCAAAAATTCGGGAACCTGGGACTGAAACCCCTTTCTGAATGACCGCCACCCCCATCCTCTCCCAGGCTGACCAAAAGCAGGTGGCACCATGTGTGGGGGGTCTTGGGGGTGGGTAGGGTTCCAGGGGCATTTGCTCCTTCTTGCTGGGAAAGTGAAAGGGTGCAGCTGCCAGGGCGGGCGGTGTGGGGCTCTCCAGAAATCAAGCAGGGCGCTGCCGTGTGGTCCAGAAGGTCCTTTCCTGGGTCAACACCCTGAAGACCGGGATGCAGGGCTGAGAGCTGTGTGCTTACCCACGGTCACGGCAGCGTTGCTCACAGGAGCCAAGTGGGGGAggcaacccaggtgtccatcccTGGATGGATGGGTGTGCAGAACAGGGTCCCTCCCGACGACGGAACGTAGTCCAGCCTTCAGGGATTTCGTGCTCCTGAAATAAGCCTGTCCCCAAGGATGGGTCCCGAAGGGCTCCCCGCACATGCAGTTCCCAGGGGGTCAGATCCCTCGAGACAGGAAGTGGCAGGGTGGGTGCCAGGGGCCGGGGGGCTCCCAGAGAGACCCT
This window of the Canis lupus dingo isolate Sandy chromosome 5, ASM325472v2, whole genome shotgun sequence genome carries:
- the HES5 gene encoding LOW QUALITY PROTEIN: transcription factor HES-5 (The sequence of the model RefSeq protein was modified relative to this genomic sequence to represent the inferred CDS: inserted 2 bases in 1 codon), which codes for MAPSTVAVELLSPKEKNRLRKPVVEKMRRDRINSSIEQLKLLLEQEFARHQPNSKLEKADILEMAVSYLKHSKAFAAAAGPKSLHQDYSEGYSWCLQEAVQFLTLHSASDTQMKLLYHFQRPPAAPTVPTKEPKATGTVPPPVLTXPAKATAVAARQPTCGLWRPW